DNA sequence from the Calderihabitans maritimus genome:
TTGGGGTAAGATGTTTTGTTTGATACCCTAAAACGACCTATTTGTGCTTGCTTCCGCACAGCGCAATTGGCTCCTATTCATAAAGACCTGTTCGGGAGAATAGTTGTTTTATATGGAAAAACCTTTATCCATGGGGGGAGATCACATGAGGCCAATTATATGGTTGTCATCTCGAAAGGCTAAGACTGCTTTCCTGAAAATAACCATAATAATCGCTCTAGGAATAGCAATCGGCTATCTGTACCAAAACCGAGATCTCCAGTATGAAAAACTTTCCCAATTACCAATTCCGTTGGTAGAAACTTGTCAAGAACTGGAGGCCGACAATGGAATCCCATGGGAGCTTCTGGCGGCCTTCTACCAGGTCCAAAAGGAAAAAGGTGTTATTTCCGGTTCCTCAGAGGACACCCAAATTACCGCCTTAGCTTTGAAGCTGACCAAGCATCCGACCAATTCTTTCCTGAACCTGCTGACGGTCATTCCTCACCCCGTTCGAGCTTTTCAAATTTGGCAGCGTTATCATTCGTTAAAAAAAGTTTCTTATCTGTTTTCAAAAAGATATTATTTTCCGGTAGGCAAACATAAAGTTTATTTTATGGATACCTGGGGTGCCGAACGGGACGGAGGAAAACGCAGACACCAGGGAACTGACATTTTTGCTCCGCCTGGAACCCCCCTTTATGCAGTAACCGACGGAATCATTGAACGCAAAGGTTGGAATCGCCTGGGAGGCTGGCGGATAGGACTTAGAGGGGAGGACGGAATCTACTATTATTACGCCCACCTCCAATCCTACGCTCCCGGTATCCAACAAGGCGACAAAATAGAAAAAGGTACTGTTCTGGGATATGTAGGCCACACGGGAAATGCGGAAGGCACACCGGACCATCTTCACTTCGGCATGGAAACACCGCTAAAGCGGTGGATTAACCCTTACCCTTTCCTAGTATACTGGCAAAGGAAAAGTTCGCTGTTGTAAACAATCCATTCCTCCGGTAAAATATAGCAATGAGAGGGGGTA
Encoded proteins:
- a CDS encoding M23 family metallopeptidase gives rise to the protein MRPIIWLSSRKAKTAFLKITIIIALGIAIGYLYQNRDLQYEKLSQLPIPLVETCQELEADNGIPWELLAAFYQVQKEKGVISGSSEDTQITALALKLTKHPTNSFLNLLTVIPHPVRAFQIWQRYHSLKKVSYLFSKRYYFPVGKHKVYFMDTWGAERDGGKRRHQGTDIFAPPGTPLYAVTDGIIERKGWNRLGGWRIGLRGEDGIYYYYAHLQSYAPGIQQGDKIEKGTVLGYVGHTGNAEGTPDHLHFGMETPLKRWINPYPFLVYWQRKSSLL